In Gemmatimonadota bacterium, one genomic interval encodes:
- a CDS encoding GMC family oxidoreductase N-terminal domain-containing protein: protein MRSFASWERRVLSAAAAAALGVEDFGEEALRAADRIARWLPSGRRRMLGVFLALLEFGGPGLRRRRARFSNLPRAEAADLLADWLEARQPSLRRGVAGLKALAGLAYYGDESSWAEIGYDGPWLGRLDVDVLAAAWPPVPAPIPDPPPRAQPDEAATPIDAPAPVSTAGPFGPAGARRYPPVAEALGAGLTLGRSAVRDLAFRCDAIVIGAGAGGAAAFEELVRGGADAVLLDAGGAPGASQFNQRELDMMPLLYRDAGLRATADESIGILQGTGVGGSTLHNTGMVVPPPQGILGRWRAEHGLPWGDEMLRDEVAAVMAALAATPIPSHQINPLNMALRGGAEALGWSSFVPRHNRAECSGCGYCMIGCAYNRKHNAAFAFVAPAVAAGGRVLADARAVRVREEVRGWRVRGELRDAGGRASGRRFEILADAVVVACGALDSPVLLRLSGLGGGRVGEGLRLHPAPLLTGVFGEDVDAWRGLPQSVVVDEFASFYEDGRSGFLLLASNAGPGVTAALQQATGPAHRRAMLSYRRGGTGAVLLHDESAGRVRPGRDGVPRVRYRLGTADRRELRRGMYALGRLLLAGGAREVHLPAPGATVASDRDELHRAIGRLSFAPHRIQLGSVHPQGTCALGEDPEMAPCDPFGRLRGAPGVYVADTSLFPTSVGTPPQVTAMTLGRLVARQVLADA, encoded by the coding sequence ATGAGATCGTTCGCTTCCTGGGAGCGGCGGGTCTTGTCCGCCGCCGCCGCCGCCGCGTTGGGGGTGGAGGATTTCGGTGAGGAGGCGCTGCGCGCGGCCGATCGCATCGCCCGCTGGCTGCCGTCGGGCCGGCGTCGCATGCTCGGCGTGTTCCTGGCACTGCTGGAGTTCGGGGGGCCGGGGCTGCGCCGGCGCCGCGCGCGCTTCAGCAACCTGCCGCGCGCCGAGGCGGCGGACCTTCTCGCCGACTGGCTCGAGGCCCGGCAGCCGTCGCTGCGGCGCGGCGTGGCCGGCCTCAAGGCGCTCGCGGGGCTGGCCTACTACGGCGACGAGTCCTCCTGGGCGGAGATCGGTTACGATGGCCCCTGGCTGGGCCGCCTGGACGTTGATGTCCTGGCCGCGGCCTGGCCGCCAGTGCCCGCCCCGATCCCGGACCCTCCGCCGCGCGCCCAGCCCGACGAGGCCGCGACGCCGATCGACGCGCCCGCGCCGGTGTCCACGGCCGGTCCCTTCGGACCCGCGGGTGCGCGCCGCTACCCGCCTGTCGCCGAGGCACTGGGTGCCGGACTGACGCTCGGGCGCTCGGCCGTGCGGGACCTGGCGTTTCGCTGCGACGCGATCGTCATAGGGGCGGGCGCCGGGGGCGCCGCGGCGTTCGAAGAACTCGTGCGCGGGGGCGCGGACGCCGTCCTGCTGGACGCCGGCGGGGCGCCGGGGGCGAGCCAGTTCAACCAGCGTGAGTTGGACATGATGCCGCTGCTGTACCGGGACGCGGGACTCCGGGCAACGGCGGACGAATCGATCGGCATTCTGCAGGGCACGGGGGTGGGCGGCTCCACGCTGCACAACACGGGCATGGTCGTGCCCCCGCCGCAGGGCATCCTGGGGCGGTGGCGTGCCGAGCACGGGCTACCCTGGGGAGACGAAATGCTGCGAGATGAGGTCGCGGCGGTCATGGCGGCGCTGGCCGCGACGCCTATCCCATCACACCAGATCAACCCGCTGAACATGGCCCTGCGCGGCGGCGCCGAGGCGCTCGGCTGGAGCTCCTTCGTGCCCCGGCACAACCGCGCTGAGTGCTCGGGCTGCGGCTACTGCATGATCGGGTGCGCTTACAATCGCAAGCACAACGCGGCCTTCGCATTCGTGGCGCCGGCGGTGGCCGCCGGGGGGCGGGTCCTGGCGGACGCGCGCGCGGTTCGGGTTCGCGAGGAGGTACGCGGCTGGCGCGTCCGGGGCGAGCTTCGCGACGCGGGAGGGCGCGCCAGCGGGCGGCGCTTCGAGATCCTGGCCGACGCCGTCGTGGTGGCCTGCGGGGCGCTGGATAGCCCGGTTCTGCTGCGACTGTCGGGGTTGGGGGGGGGGCGGGTGGGGGAGGGCCTGCGCCTGCACCCGGCGCCGCTGCTGACGGGCGTCTTCGGTGAGGACGTGGACGCCTGGCGAGGGCTTCCCCAATCGGTGGTGGTGGACGAATTCGCTTCCTTCTACGAGGACGGCCGCAGCGGCTTCCTGCTCCTCGCGTCCAACGCCGGGCCCGGAGTCACCGCCGCCCTGCAGCAGGCCACCGGGCCGGCGCACCGGCGCGCCATGCTATCCTATCGGCGGGGCGGCACGGGCGCCGTCCTGCTCCACGACGAGTCCGCAGGACGAGTCAGGCCGGGACGCGACGGGGTGCCGCGCGTACGCTACCGGCTGGGTACGGCGGATCGGCGCGAGCTACGACGCGGGATGTACGCGCTGGGGAGGCTCCTGCTGGCGGGCGGGGCGCGGGAGGTGCACCTGCCGGCCCCCGGAGCCACGGTGGCGAGCGACAGGGACGAGCTGCACCGGGCGATCGGACGGCTCTCCTTCGCGCCCCACCGGATACAACTGGGGTCCGTGCATCCGCAGGGCACGTGCGCGCTGGGTGAGGACCCCGAGATGGCCCCCTGCGACCCGTTCGGACGACTGCGCGGCGCGCCCGGCGTGTACGTGGCGGACACGTCTCTGTTCCCCACCTCCGTGGGGACGCCGCCACAGGTGACAGCGATGACGCTCGGGCGCCTCGTGGCACGGCAGGTTCTCGCGGACGCTTAG
- a CDS encoding NHL repeat-containing protein translates to MVSDPIAQRAAIALALTLAGTATCRVPVALAAQSARAVSGDLFAANISGDDISYYDGRTGAAKGPFVARRSGGLFRPTGLAFGPDGDLYVSSSGNGRVLRYDGTSGAFLGVAVDDGELERPFSVAFGPGGRLYVSSLDRVLRYDARSGTFLGVAAEADGLRQPIGLAFGPDGTLYVANSAGGNVMRFDPTTGASLGVFASDSLRFPSDVAFGPDGALHVSSAAGAAVVRFDEDGSFDGYAARLPGGSAPVGIAFDAAGRLLIADFAGGRLFAAGQDGAAELVASEGLRGPENIAVRP, encoded by the coding sequence ATGGTATCAGACCCGATCGCGCAGCGGGCTGCCATAGCCCTCGCGCTAACCCTGGCGGGAACGGCTACCTGCCGAGTCCCGGTCGCGCTAGCCGCCCAGTCGGCGCGGGCCGTATCCGGCGATCTGTTCGCCGCCAACATCTCCGGCGACGACATCAGCTACTACGACGGGCGCACCGGCGCCGCGAAGGGCCCGTTCGTGGCGCGTCGTTCGGGTGGGTTGTTCCGGCCGACCGGGCTCGCTTTCGGCCCCGATGGAGACCTCTACGTCAGCAGCAGCGGCAACGGTCGGGTCCTGCGCTACGACGGAACCTCGGGTGCCTTTCTCGGGGTCGCGGTGGACGATGGGGAGTTGGAGCGTCCCTTCTCCGTCGCCTTCGGCCCGGGCGGCCGGCTGTACGTCAGCTCGCTGGACCGCGTGCTCCGCTACGACGCTCGCTCGGGCACGTTCCTGGGCGTCGCCGCCGAGGCGGACGGGTTGCGTCAGCCGATCGGCCTGGCCTTCGGACCAGACGGGACCCTCTACGTGGCGAACAGCGCCGGCGGCAACGTCATGCGTTTCGATCCCACAACGGGTGCCTCTCTCGGCGTGTTCGCCTCGGACAGCCTGCGGTTCCCATCGGACGTGGCGTTCGGGCCCGATGGGGCGCTCCACGTCAGCAGCGCTGCGGGCGCCGCCGTCGTCCGCTTCGACGAGGACGGCTCGTTCGACGGCTACGCCGCACGTCTGCCCGGGGGGAGCGCGCCGGTGGGGATAGCTTTCGATGCGGCAGGAAGGCTGCTGATCGCGGACTTCGCCGGCGGTCGGCTGTTCGCCGCCGGCCAGGACGGAGCGGCGGAGCTCGTGGCCAGCGAGGGGTTGAGGGGACCCGAGAACATCGCCGTCAGGCCCTGA
- a CDS encoding glutamate synthase-related protein, producing the protein MTPTSGAPAKTPVEVADWPGLEDRRPAYALVANVDLVVIRYDDDVSVLYGRCLHRGALLADGHVRGDDLVCGVHGWDYRFRTGVSAYNNQETLHKFNAWVEDEAVWVDQAEIAAWERNNPQPYDRDAYQGLYQDSHGTPAEPHVKWIRELAGHGLERVGHHGRVAAMGVPRDELPTWDDLQFVTAQLARLPQLDETPVGTELVIGPRASKPLVLDIPILVSDMSFGALSQEAKVALAKGADLAGTGICSGEGGMLPEEQEANRRYFYELASARFGFSWDKLDVVQAFHFKGGQGAKTGTGGHLPGEKVRGEIAAVRGLEPGTPAISPARFPDWENLDDFRGFAAQVRERTGGIPVGFKLSAQHVEDDLDAALEIGVDYVILDGRGGGTGAAPVIFRDNISVPTLPALARARRHLDDRGAGAVTLIITGGLRTPADFAKALALGADGIAVSNAALQAIGCLGMRACHTNNCPVGIATQKEHLRARLRVDAAARRLARFFGASTELLQVLARACGHTHLGQFEVRDLTTWKRDVAELTGVRYGGVA; encoded by the coding sequence ATGACGCCGACGTCCGGCGCGCCCGCGAAAACACCGGTCGAGGTGGCCGATTGGCCCGGCCTCGAGGACCGGCGGCCGGCCTACGCGCTGGTCGCCAACGTGGACCTGGTGGTCATCCGTTACGACGACGACGTTTCGGTGCTGTACGGGCGCTGCCTTCACCGTGGCGCGCTGCTGGCCGACGGTCACGTCCGCGGTGACGACCTGGTCTGTGGAGTCCACGGCTGGGACTATCGGTTCCGCACCGGCGTCAGCGCGTACAACAACCAGGAAACTCTCCACAAGTTCAACGCGTGGGTGGAGGACGAGGCTGTGTGGGTAGACCAGGCCGAGATCGCCGCCTGGGAGAGAAACAACCCCCAGCCCTACGACCGCGACGCGTACCAGGGGCTGTACCAGGATTCGCACGGCACGCCGGCGGAACCGCACGTCAAATGGATCCGCGAGCTCGCCGGCCACGGACTCGAGCGGGTTGGACACCACGGGCGCGTGGCGGCGATGGGCGTGCCGCGCGACGAGCTCCCCACCTGGGACGATCTCCAGTTCGTGACCGCGCAACTGGCGCGGCTTCCGCAGCTCGATGAAACGCCGGTGGGGACCGAGTTGGTGATCGGCCCTCGGGCCAGCAAGCCGCTCGTGCTGGACATCCCGATCCTCGTGTCCGACATGAGCTTCGGCGCCCTCTCGCAGGAAGCGAAGGTGGCCCTGGCCAAGGGGGCCGACCTGGCCGGGACGGGGATCTGCTCGGGGGAGGGGGGCATGCTCCCCGAAGAGCAGGAGGCCAACCGGCGATACTTCTACGAGTTGGCTTCGGCGAGGTTCGGCTTTTCGTGGGACAAGCTGGACGTGGTGCAGGCCTTCCACTTCAAAGGCGGCCAAGGCGCCAAGACGGGAACCGGTGGGCACCTGCCGGGCGAGAAGGTGAGAGGCGAGATCGCGGCGGTACGAGGCCTGGAGCCGGGCACCCCGGCCATCTCGCCGGCGCGTTTTCCGGACTGGGAGAACTTGGATGACTTCAGGGGGTTCGCGGCCCAGGTGCGGGAGCGCACGGGCGGCATTCCGGTCGGCTTCAAGCTGTCCGCGCAGCACGTGGAGGACGACCTGGACGCCGCGCTCGAGATCGGCGTCGACTACGTCATCCTGGACGGGCGCGGCGGTGGCACGGGCGCGGCACCGGTGATCTTCCGCGACAACATCTCCGTGCCCACCCTGCCGGCGCTCGCGCGCGCCCGGCGGCACCTCGACGACCGCGGCGCCGGCGCCGTCACGCTCATCATCACGGGAGGCCTGCGGACTCCGGCTGATTTCGCCAAGGCGCTCGCGCTGGGAGCCGACGGGATCGCCGTGTCCAACGCCGCGTTGCAGGCGATCGGGTGCCTGGGCATGCGCGCCTGCCACACCAACAACTGCCCGGTGGGGATCGCCACGCAGAAGGAGCACCTGAGGGCTCGCCTGCGGGTGGACGCGGCCGCGCGGCGGCTGGCCCGGTTCTTCGGGGCATCCACGGAACTCCTGCAGGTCCTGGCCAGGGCGTGTGGGCACACGCATCTGGGCCAGTTCGAAGTGCGCGACCTCACGACCTGGAAGCGCGACGTAGCCGAATTGACGGGCGTTCGTTACGGCGGAGTAGCCTGA
- a CDS encoding DUF2277 domain-containing protein — translation MCRSIRTLFNFEPAANDEEIRASSLQYVRKISGFTKPSRANQEAFDRAVDEIAAATSRLIDGLVTKAPSRDREVEAERARARAAKRFETSAA, via the coding sequence ATGTGCAGAAGCATTCGCACGCTCTTCAACTTCGAGCCGGCGGCAAACGACGAGGAGATCCGTGCATCCTCGTTGCAATACGTGCGGAAGATCAGCGGTTTCACAAAGCCCTCACGGGCCAACCAGGAGGCCTTCGATCGAGCCGTCGACGAAATCGCGGCGGCGACCAGTCGGCTGATCGACGGGCTGGTCACGAAAGCCCCCTCCCGCGACCGTGAAGTGGAGGCGGAGAGGGCGCGGGCGCGCGCTGCCAAGCGATTCGAGACGAGCGCCGCATGA
- a CDS encoding antibiotic biosynthesis monooxygenase: MIARIWHGWTTPANADGYERLLREEIFPEIEAKNVSGYLGIELLRERERDGEVEFVTVMHFESIDAVRAFAGDDYETAYVPPAAREVLAHWDVRSAHYQVKERRTYG, translated from the coding sequence ATGATCGCGCGCATCTGGCACGGCTGGACCACTCCGGCGAACGCGGACGGGTATGAGCGGCTACTGCGCGAAGAGATCTTCCCGGAAATCGAGGCCAAGAACGTGTCGGGCTATCTGGGCATCGAGCTGCTGCGTGAGCGCGAGCGAGACGGCGAGGTGGAGTTCGTGACGGTGATGCATTTCGAGTCCATCGACGCGGTGCGCGCCTTTGCCGGGGACGACTACGAGACCGCCTACGTGCCGCCCGCCGCGCGAGAAGTGCTGGCGCACTGGGACGTGCGCTCCGCGCACTACCAGGTCAAAGAACGCCGTACCTACGGGTGA
- a CDS encoding DUF1207 domain-containing protein, with the protein MSVRPLVPTSWPAFASQIALALAALALAVGPAPAQAQYWMLGGRPYFDPPVAGVREAHVSALALASADRMAFLVEPDDRRRVWDIDLGVEMPIMGWDSKPKVSGRTQPGAFGIGLWVPVDWHMIEDFEDDSAPIVNTDYRFGVTLKAQYAFGPESWLGVRALFGHESTHLGDEFAVVGQREFEDTFERINVSWEYVDVALSYEATFLAAFVRGYAGATRLVGDGGYYDVDGGSVTESAIGPVTPSANRTDPYGGLEVKWEDVLGGGWGFFLASEVRWRSVYDFHRPDPATEEDRQASFNAIAGISRMGAVAGLGRAAPFVRFYRGVNPHGQFRNQPDFTLFGLGIRLTN; encoded by the coding sequence ATGTCGGTTCGCCCCCTCGTCCCTACAAGTTGGCCGGCGTTCGCGTCACAAATTGCTCTGGCGCTCGCCGCCCTGGCCCTGGCAGTGGGCCCGGCTCCGGCCCAAGCCCAGTACTGGATGCTCGGGGGCCGGCCCTACTTCGATCCGCCCGTCGCTGGCGTGCGCGAGGCGCACGTGTCGGCGCTGGCCCTGGCGTCTGCAGATCGCATGGCGTTTCTGGTGGAGCCGGACGATCGCCGGCGCGTGTGGGACATAGATCTGGGCGTCGAGATGCCGATCATGGGGTGGGACTCGAAGCCGAAGGTCAGCGGCCGGACGCAGCCCGGCGCGTTCGGTATCGGCCTCTGGGTGCCGGTGGACTGGCACATGATCGAGGACTTCGAGGACGACTCCGCGCCCATCGTCAACACCGACTACCGGTTCGGGGTGACGCTGAAGGCCCAGTACGCTTTCGGGCCCGAGTCGTGGCTGGGAGTCCGGGCTCTGTTCGGTCACGAAAGCACTCACCTGGGCGATGAGTTCGCCGTCGTCGGCCAGCGCGAGTTCGAGGACACCTTCGAGCGCATCAACGTGAGCTGGGAGTACGTGGACGTCGCGCTGTCCTACGAGGCCACGTTCCTGGCGGCGTTCGTTCGCGGCTACGCCGGAGCCACTCGCCTGGTCGGCGACGGGGGGTACTACGACGTGGACGGGGGCTCCGTGACAGAGTCGGCCATCGGTCCGGTGACGCCGTCTGCCAATCGAACCGATCCATACGGCGGACTGGAGGTGAAGTGGGAGGACGTTCTGGGCGGCGGCTGGGGATTCTTCCTCGCCTCGGAGGTTCGGTGGCGGTCCGTGTACGATTTCCACAGGCCCGACCCGGCCACCGAAGAGGATCGGCAGGCGTCCTTCAACGCCATCGCCGGTATCAGCCGAATGGGCGCGGTCGCGGGCCTGGGGCGGGCCGCGCCGTTCGTGCGTTTCTACCGCGGCGTGAATCCGCACGGCCAGTTTCGCAATCAGCCCGATTTCACGCTGTTCGGGCTCGGCATTCGCCTGACCAACTGA
- a CDS encoding S8 family peptidase: MTRHESTPAAKRGPATASAPHCVGVFAAFTLLLTSACAGSVQAPSATGPAPVPPAPPATAGAAAGGDAAAEQRSTQDEAGAGEEATNGAAVTGEGGAPAGPRVAPRRWWHMSTLAEAGPTAVPGAGLDAAHELLADRSPQRVVIVAVIDGGIDIQHEDLDDVLWINEAEVPGNGADDDGNGYIDDVHGWSFLGRPDGQSVDYDTFELTRLHAACTGGAAAAGLESPGEAECADIAVEFDAERAEVEAVAAQITQIEQVYPVIVQILQGAVGAPPTVENVTSLDSPNPQVMAAREAFLQLEAAGLDAESLAEQGESIRETAEFGLDPDFNPRTLVGDDWLAYGHRDYGTPDVEGPDPSHGTAVASVIAAERGNGVGIEGAADAVRVMAVRAVPNGDERDKDVANAIRYAVDNGAHVINMSFGKDFSPGRAVVAEAIRYADDRGVLMIHAAGNDGEDLAVASNFPTRAYPEGGEAALWIEVGASAWTSVDSVAATFSNYGGREVDVFAPGQAIYAAAPDDDYALNDGTSLAAPVVSGIAALLMAYFPDLSPADVRTIILETATDLSGQTVVRPGEAGGVVQFGELSVTGGIVNAAAAVRRALE; this comes from the coding sequence ATGACTCGACACGAATCCACGCCCGCCGCCAAGCGCGGCCCCGCCACCGCCTCCGCGCCGCACTGTGTGGGTGTCTTCGCGGCATTCACGCTGCTTCTGACATCGGCGTGCGCGGGATCGGTCCAGGCGCCGTCCGCCACCGGCCCGGCGCCCGTGCCTCCCGCTCCCCCCGCGACCGCCGGAGCCGCGGCGGGCGGCGATGCCGCGGCGGAGCAGCGGTCGACCCAGGACGAGGCGGGCGCGGGCGAAGAGGCCACCAATGGCGCGGCGGTGACGGGCGAGGGCGGTGCGCCAGCCGGCCCCCGCGTAGCCCCGCGGCGCTGGTGGCACATGAGCACACTCGCCGAGGCGGGCCCGACCGCGGTCCCGGGCGCCGGCCTGGACGCCGCGCACGAGCTCCTGGCGGATCGGTCGCCACAGCGTGTCGTGATCGTCGCCGTGATCGACGGCGGCATCGACATCCAGCACGAGGACCTGGACGACGTGCTCTGGATCAACGAGGCCGAGGTGCCCGGCAACGGCGCCGACGATGACGGCAACGGATACATCGACGATGTGCACGGCTGGAGTTTTCTGGGCCGGCCCGACGGACAGAGCGTGGACTACGACACGTTCGAGCTCACGCGCCTGCACGCCGCGTGCACCGGCGGCGCCGCGGCGGCCGGGCTGGAGTCGCCGGGAGAGGCGGAGTGCGCGGACATCGCCGTCGAGTTCGACGCCGAGCGCGCCGAGGTCGAAGCGGTCGCCGCGCAGATCACGCAGATCGAGCAGGTCTACCCGGTCATCGTCCAGATCCTCCAGGGCGCGGTCGGCGCACCCCCGACGGTGGAGAACGTGACCTCGCTGGACAGTCCCAATCCGCAGGTGATGGCCGCGCGCGAGGCGTTCCTCCAACTGGAGGCGGCCGGCCTGGACGCAGAGTCGCTGGCGGAGCAGGGCGAGTCCATACGCGAAACGGCCGAATTCGGGCTGGACCCGGATTTCAATCCGCGTACGCTGGTCGGCGACGACTGGCTGGCGTATGGCCACCGCGACTACGGCACGCCGGACGTGGAGGGGCCGGATCCCTCGCACGGCACCGCCGTGGCGTCGGTGATAGCCGCCGAGCGGGGCAACGGCGTGGGGATCGAGGGCGCCGCGGATGCGGTCCGCGTCATGGCGGTGCGCGCGGTCCCGAACGGCGACGAGCGCGACAAGGACGTCGCCAACGCCATCCGGTACGCGGTCGACAACGGCGCGCACGTCATCAACATGAGCTTCGGCAAGGACTTCTCCCCCGGCCGCGCCGTGGTGGCCGAAGCGATCCGCTACGCCGACGACCGTGGCGTGCTCATGATCCACGCGGCCGGCAACGACGGCGAGGACCTGGCCGTGGCCTCCAACTTCCCGACGCGCGCGTATCCCGAGGGCGGCGAGGCCGCGTTGTGGATCGAGGTGGGCGCGTCCGCCTGGACCAGCGTGGACAGCGTCGCCGCGACCTTCAGCAACTACGGCGGACGAGAGGTGGACGTCTTCGCTCCCGGTCAGGCGATCTACGCCGCGGCTCCCGACGACGACTACGCTCTCAACGACGGTACGAGCCTGGCGGCGCCGGTGGTCAGCGGCATCGCCGCGCTGCTCATGGCGTATTTTCCGGACCTGAGCCCCGCGGACGTGCGGACGATCATCCTGGAGACGGCGACCGACCTGAGCGGACAGACCGTGGTCAGGCCGGGCGAGGCCGGCGGCGTCGTGCAGTTCGGGGAGCTGTCGGTTACGGGCGGCATCGTGAACGCGGCCGCGGCGGTGCGGCGGGCCCTGGAGTAG
- a CDS encoding pyridoxal-phosphate dependent enzyme — translation MAADLAPRPVPRDRPLFRAYPWAADRLPWTPLAALPTPVEALDSSGAWDADIWIKRDDLTGAAYGGNKVRKLEFLLQHAREYGATRLITAGAFGSHHALATAVYGRQLGFDVTLVLFPQHRTDHVRAVMAAQEATGAEIRVTSRMELVPVATLSAQMAHRGQPSAVIPPGGSNPTGTLAYVNAALELADQIHAREAPEPQSIHVATGTMGTMAGIAIGAEMAGLAARVIGWRITSRIVTNEWAYRRLVVRTLRRMARAGIDVPEAEPVLERSVIRDDQLGGGYGRATEAGDRATAAFAEAGITLDPTYSAKAAAGMLEIASSTGGPTLFWHTLSGSMPA, via the coding sequence ATGGCAGCCGATCTCGCACCGCGCCCCGTCCCGCGCGACCGTCCCCTCTTCCGGGCCTACCCGTGGGCCGCGGACCGTCTGCCGTGGACGCCTCTCGCGGCGCTGCCGACTCCGGTCGAGGCCCTCGATTCGTCGGGCGCCTGGGACGCCGATATCTGGATCAAGCGCGATGACCTCACAGGCGCGGCCTACGGCGGCAACAAGGTGCGCAAGCTGGAGTTCCTGCTGCAGCACGCGCGGGAGTACGGCGCCACCCGGCTGATCACCGCGGGCGCGTTCGGCTCCCACCACGCGCTGGCGACCGCGGTGTACGGACGCCAGCTCGGCTTCGACGTGACCCTGGTGCTCTTCCCGCAGCACCGTACCGATCACGTGCGCGCGGTGATGGCGGCGCAGGAGGCGACCGGGGCGGAGATCCGCGTGACGAGCCGAATGGAGCTGGTCCCGGTCGCGACGCTCAGCGCCCAGATGGCCCACCGCGGCCAGCCCAGCGCCGTAATTCCTCCCGGCGGCTCGAACCCGACCGGCACCCTCGCTTACGTCAACGCGGCGCTCGAGCTGGCCGACCAGATTCACGCCCGGGAAGCGCCCGAGCCCCAGAGCATCCACGTGGCCACCGGCACGATGGGCACGATGGCGGGCATCGCGATCGGGGCCGAGATGGCCGGGCTGGCGGCGCGCGTCATCGGCTGGCGCATCACCAGCCGCATCGTCACCAACGAGTGGGCGTACCGCCGCCTGGTCGTGCGCACCCTCAGGAGAATGGCTCGCGCCGGCATCGACGTACCCGAGGCCGAGCCGGTCCTCGAGAGGTCCGTCATCCGAGACGATCAGCTCGGCGGCGGGTACGGGCGCGCGACCGAGGCTGGCGATCGCGCCACGGCCGCGTTCGCGGAAGCGGGGATCACGCTGGACCCGACCTACTCCGCTAAGGCCGCCGCGGGGATGCTGGAGATCGCCTCGTCCACGGGCGGACCTACGCTATTCTGGCACACGCTGAGTGGGTCGATGCCGGCGTGA